A region from the Caldicellulosiruptor naganoensis genome encodes:
- a CDS encoding respiratory chain complex I subunit 1 family protein — MKEIALVLLTIIIAPIIGGILTGIDRKITARMQNRFGPPILQPFYDLFKLFSKETIVVSSTQILYAFLFLVFNMVALVMFVLKMDLLLILFILAFAVTALILGAMSTNSPYSRIGAHRELICVLAYEPVLIAVIIGIYFVTGSFKINDVIKHNNFLIFELPFIFIAFTYVLTIKLRKSPFDLSTSHHAHQEIVKGITTEFAGPILGLIELGHWYELVLLLLFIGLFFAKNIIVAIIAMLLGYFLEILIDNISARLTWKIMLRLTWSIALGLALVNLIWVYIRYRVL, encoded by the coding sequence GTGAAAGAAATTGCTCTGGTTTTACTCACAATAATAATAGCACCAATCATTGGTGGAATTTTAACAGGTATTGATAGAAAAATCACTGCGCGTATGCAAAACAGGTTTGGGCCACCAATTTTGCAGCCATTTTATGATTTGTTCAAGCTGTTTTCAAAAGAGACTATAGTTGTTTCAAGTACACAGATTCTCTATGCATTTTTGTTCTTAGTTTTTAACATGGTTGCGCTTGTTATGTTTGTTTTAAAGATGGATTTGCTTTTGATTTTGTTTATACTTGCATTTGCTGTCACAGCACTAATTTTGGGAGCAATGTCAACAAACTCTCCTTACTCACGAATTGGTGCTCATAGAGAATTAATTTGTGTACTTGCATATGAGCCAGTTTTAATTGCTGTGATAATTGGAATTTATTTTGTTACAGGCAGCTTTAAAATAAATGATGTGATAAAGCATAACAACTTTTTGATATTTGAGCTTCCATTTATATTCATTGCATTTACCTATGTACTGACAATAAAGCTTAGAAAATCTCCATTTGATTTGTCAACATCGCACCATGCGCATCAGGAGATTGTAAAAGGTATCACAACAGAGTTTGCAGGACCTATTTTGGGCCTGATTGAGCTTGGGCACTGGTATGAGCTTGTACTTTTATTGCTTTTCATAGGCTTGTTCTTTGCAAAAAACATAATAGTTGCAATCATTGCAATGCTTTTGGGCTACTTTTTAGAGATTTTGATTGACAATATATCAGCAAGACTTACATGGAAGATAATGCTAAGGCTTACATGGTCAATTGCTTTGGGGCTTGCTTTGGTCAACCTAATTTGGGTATACATAAGATACAGGGTATTATAA
- a CDS encoding NADH-quinone oxidoreductase subunit 5 family protein, translated as MEYSYLSLIFVPIIVAGLIYLFNNSTFRKAIVFLMSAVLVVLMVFAILQGDKEIKLSHALNFALEYLITFADYFLLAVIFLIGLKLKNNLISLLAALQFVLMFVFEFRTGKLEVENVFYVDHLTFIMLMLINVIGPLISIFALSYMEEHEKHLHLEKSKQNIFFAVIMLFLGAMNGLVLSNNILWVYFFWEITTLCSFLLISHDGNEESIKNATRALLLNSIGGLSFVVGIIFMYYKSGAIALSEIIRSQDSSILMIPIAFLALAGFTKSAQFPFQSWLLGAMVAPTPVSALLHSSTMVKAGVYLILRLSPVYIDTWLSNIIAILGAFTFVAAALLAIFQTNAKRILAYSTISNLGLIIALSSVANVYSIYAAALLIILHGVSKALLFLCVGSIEQGIGSRDVEDMDGIKYRMPIVAFLTLLGSVSMLLPPFGVLITKWIAIEVSTQNIVAMLEIIVGSAFTVVFWTKFIGKILSDGKDTKRIEVFEGLRHLPLIAISILVVLVSVFMIQFTNAFVVPFFKSSFARYSGVSSRELKDLYIKDFFGFNPFVFFGILALGIIIGVLLYKLLSPKRYVRVYMSCENDDNFSFRAEKDKPVEFEFKNYCFNTFAKENNITLISNIISVALIAIMFGVILK; from the coding sequence ATGGAGTACAGCTATTTATCGCTAATATTTGTACCAATCATAGTTGCAGGTTTGATTTACTTATTTAACAATAGCACGTTTAGAAAGGCTATTGTTTTTTTAATGTCTGCTGTGCTGGTTGTGCTGATGGTATTTGCCATTTTACAGGGTGACAAAGAAATAAAACTTTCTCATGCATTAAATTTTGCTTTGGAGTATCTAATAACGTTTGCTGATTATTTCTTACTTGCTGTAATATTCTTGATAGGTCTAAAGCTAAAAAATAACCTAATAAGCCTTCTTGCAGCTCTGCAATTTGTTTTGATGTTTGTATTTGAATTTAGGACAGGAAAATTAGAGGTTGAAAATGTCTTTTATGTTGACCACCTGACATTTATAATGCTTATGCTGATAAATGTAATAGGTCCATTGATTAGTATATTTGCCCTTTCATATATGGAGGAGCACGAAAAACATCTGCACCTTGAGAAAAGTAAACAAAACATATTTTTTGCAGTAATAATGCTCTTTTTAGGTGCTATGAACGGGCTTGTTTTGTCAAACAACATCTTGTGGGTGTACTTTTTCTGGGAGATTACAACACTTTGCTCGTTCTTGCTAATCTCACATGATGGAAATGAAGAAAGTATCAAGAATGCAACAAGGGCGCTTTTGTTAAACTCCATTGGCGGGCTTTCTTTTGTAGTAGGTATAATATTTATGTACTATAAATCTGGGGCTATTGCTTTGAGTGAAATTATAAGGTCTCAAGATAGCAGTATATTGATGATACCAATTGCGTTTTTAGCACTGGCAGGATTTACAAAGTCAGCACAGTTTCCGTTCCAGAGCTGGCTTTTGGGTGCGATGGTAGCACCAACACCAGTGTCTGCGCTTTTACATTCAAGCACAATGGTAAAAGCAGGGGTTTATCTGATTTTGAGGCTATCGCCTGTTTACATTGATACGTGGCTATCAAATATAATTGCTATTTTAGGCGCATTTACATTTGTCGCGGCAGCGCTTTTGGCGATATTTCAAACAAATGCAAAGAGGATTTTGGCATACTCAACAATTTCAAATTTAGGGCTTATAATTGCACTGTCATCTGTTGCAAATGTATATTCAATCTATGCAGCAGCACTTTTGATTATACTGCATGGGGTGTCAAAAGCGCTCCTGTTCTTGTGTGTAGGTTCTATTGAGCAAGGAATTGGCTCGCGTGATGTAGAAGATATGGATGGTATTAAATATAGAATGCCAATAGTAGCTTTTCTTACCCTTTTGGGAAGTGTGTCTATGCTACTTCCGCCCTTTGGTGTTTTGATTACAAAGTGGATTGCAATAGAAGTTTCAACCCAGAACATTGTTGCCATGCTTGAGATAATAGTTGGAAGTGCATTTACAGTTGTGTTCTGGACAAAGTTTATTGGAAAGATTCTCTCAGATGGGAAAGATACAAAAAGGATTGAAGTTTTTGAAGGTTTGAGACACCTTCCGTTGATTGCTATATCAATACTTGTAGTGCTTGTGAGTGTGTTTATGATACAATTTACGAACGCATTTGTTGTGCCATTTTTCAAGTCGTCTTTTGCAAGGTATTCTGGAGTTAGTAGCAGGGAACTTAAAGATTTGTACATCAAAGACTTTTTCGGCTTTAACCCATTTGTCTTCTTTGGAATACTTGCTCTGGGAATAATAATAGGTGTGCTTCTGTATAAGCTCTTGAGTCCAAAAAGGTATGTCAGAGTATATATGTCTTGTGAAAACGATGATAACTTCAGTTTTAGAGCAGAAAAAGACAAACCTGTTGAGTTTGAGTTTAAAAATTACTGTTTTAACACCTTCGCAAAAGAAAACAACATCACATTAATTTCAAATATTATCTCAGTCGCATTAATTGCTATAATGTTTGGGGTGATATTAAAGTGA
- a CDS encoding HAD family hydrolase: protein MIKLAAIDIDGTLLDDSGNIPENNIKALKKASMEYNVQIVLCTGRGASAFDIAKKLQIPCHLISANGVYVFDDIFSEPIVKNYLKENTKIEILSFLEQNHLDVDYYIVLGFEEDFHMIYKLRESYDTYFS from the coding sequence TTGATAAAATTGGCTGCAATCGACATAGACGGAACTCTTTTGGACGATAGTGGCAATATCCCTGAAAATAATATCAAAGCCTTGAAAAAAGCCTCAATGGAATACAATGTTCAGATAGTTTTGTGTACAGGAAGAGGTGCCTCTGCCTTTGATATTGCTAAAAAACTTCAAATTCCTTGTCATTTGATATCAGCAAATGGAGTGTATGTCTTTGATGATATTTTTTCTGAGCCTATTGTAAAAAACTATCTAAAAGAAAATACAAAAATAGAGATTTTGAGCTTTTTAGAGCAAAATCATCTTGATGTTGATTACTATATTGTTTTAGGTTTTGAAGAGGATTTCCATATGATATACAAACTGAGAGAGTCTTATGATACATACTTTTCTTGA
- a CDS encoding IS1634 family transposase: MFVKITNAGGYQYVRLVENYRENGKVKQRVLFNFGRLDILKDDPAFKNIVKKLSDIVAETTTENAKAVTIESEEDISDAVVKNWGYIVYRKLWQELEIDKFLKGKAAKERKIKFDVDKVSFLMTIQRLIEPMSKLRTYHQRSKYFGFEEDIDLNQLYRCLDFLDSVKEDLETYLYQRNKDLFKMVVDVVFYDVTTIYFESCRADELKNFGFSKDNKVNEVQVVLGLLVDKEGRPIGYELFPGNTIDSKTMVKILRKLKEKFSIDKIIIVADKGLNSRINLKMIKEAGYDYIVASRLKNASKEILDEVFNEEGYKRLDGKRCLNAEEIYGDEFKYKVLERTNIVKDEEGKEFKIEENLIITYSSKRAKKDKEDRERLVRKAKELLENKGSITALEKKGARKYLKKKSKSEEYVLDEETIKRDEKFDGYYAIQTSKKDMDVEEVLGAYHDLWKIEQSFRVMKSCLEVRPIYHFTESRIKGHFVICFLAFLLQRTLEYILRRKGKGISSERIMEAIYSMNFFEIEIKGKKYLIKQKIEGGAGDILNVMKIKGPKNFMTYEEGLEFIGISK, translated from the coding sequence ATGTTTGTCAAAATTACTAATGCTGGCGGTTATCAGTATGTTAGGTTAGTCGAAAATTACCGTGAAAATGGTAAAGTAAAGCAAAGAGTACTATTTAACTTTGGTAGACTTGATATTCTCAAAGATGACCCCGCTTTTAAAAACATTGTAAAAAAACTATCTGATATTGTCGCTGAAACAACTACTGAGAATGCAAAAGCTGTTACTATTGAATCTGAAGAAGATATTTCGGATGCAGTTGTAAAAAACTGGGGATACATTGTATACAGAAAGTTATGGCAGGAGCTTGAAATTGATAAGTTTTTAAAAGGGAAAGCAGCAAAAGAGAGAAAGATAAAATTTGATGTAGACAAAGTAAGTTTTTTAATGACCATACAGAGATTGATAGAGCCAATGAGCAAACTAAGAACTTATCATCAGAGAAGCAAATATTTTGGATTTGAAGAGGATATAGATTTGAATCAATTGTACAGGTGTTTAGATTTTCTTGACAGTGTAAAAGAAGATTTAGAGACATACCTGTATCAGAGAAATAAAGACTTATTTAAGATGGTAGTTGATGTAGTGTTTTATGATGTGACGACAATATACTTTGAGAGTTGTAGAGCGGATGAACTTAAAAATTTTGGGTTTAGCAAAGACAACAAGGTAAATGAAGTGCAAGTTGTATTAGGGCTTTTGGTGGACAAAGAAGGCAGACCGATAGGGTATGAACTTTTTCCTGGTAATACGATAGATAGCAAGACGATGGTAAAGATACTGAGGAAGCTGAAGGAAAAATTTAGTATAGATAAGATAATAATAGTAGCAGACAAAGGGCTTAACAGCAGAATAAATTTAAAGATGATAAAAGAAGCTGGGTACGACTATATAGTAGCAAGCAGATTAAAGAATGCAAGTAAAGAAATTTTAGATGAAGTTTTTAATGAAGAAGGATATAAAAGACTTGATGGCAAAAGATGTTTGAATGCTGAAGAAATTTATGGTGATGAATTCAAATATAAGGTATTGGAAAGAACAAATATTGTCAAGGATGAAGAGGGTAAAGAGTTCAAAATAGAAGAGAATTTGATAATAACGTATTCAAGCAAGAGAGCCAAGAAAGACAAAGAAGACAGAGAGAGATTGGTAAGAAAAGCCAAAGAGCTTTTAGAGAACAAAGGAAGCATAACAGCCTTAGAAAAGAAAGGTGCAAGGAAATATTTGAAGAAGAAATCAAAATCAGAAGAATATGTATTGGATGAGGAAACGATAAAACGAGATGAGAAATTTGACGGTTATTATGCAATTCAAACGAGCAAAAAGGATATGGATGTAGAAGAGGTTTTAGGAGCATATCACGATTTATGGAAGATAGAACAGTCATTCAGAGTAATGAAAAGCTGTTTAGAAGTGCGACCGATATATCACTTTACAGAAAGCAGAATAAAAGGACATTTTGTGATATGTTTTTTGGCATTTTTACTGCAAAGGACATTGGAATATATTTTGAGGAGAAAAGGTAAAGGAATAAGTAGTGAAAGGATAATGGAAGCAATATATTCAATGAACTTTTTTGAAATAGAGATAAAAGGGAAGAAATATTTGATAAAGCAAAAAATTGAGGGAGGAGCTGGAGATATACTGAATGTAATGAAGATAAAGGGTCCAAAAAACTTCATGACATATGAGGAAGGCTTAGAATTTATTGGTATTAGCAAATGA
- a CDS encoding HAD hydrolase family protein — protein sequence MPCHLISANGVYVFDDIFSEPIVKNYLKENTKIEILSFLEQNHLDVDYYIVLGFEEDFHMIYKLRESYDTYFLNFVKGRELFKPTYPQKNLLDFVKSPISHIGIVGRYDKLKYLADIFKNLKHNVNVILYYAADNKDYGFLEILDIESSKEKALSKLLRIKMISPENLLAIGDNFNDIGMFKLAQISVAVANAPDEVKRFAKFVTHATNNQGAVAEAFERFILGQK from the coding sequence ATTCCTTGTCATTTGATATCAGCAAATGGAGTGTATGTCTTTGATGATATTTTTTCTGAGCCTATTGTAAAAAACTATCTAAAAGAAAATACAAAAATAGAGATTTTGAGCTTTTTAGAGCAAAATCATCTTGATGTTGATTACTATATTGTTTTAGGTTTTGAAGAGGATTTCCATATGATATACAAACTGAGAGAGTCTTATGATACATACTTTTTAAACTTCGTAAAAGGAAGAGAGCTTTTCAAACCAACATACCCACAGAAGAACCTTCTTGATTTTGTAAAATCTCCAATTAGTCATATTGGAATTGTTGGAAGGTATGATAAGCTAAAATACTTGGCAGATATTTTTAAAAATCTAAAACATAATGTAAACGTGATTTTGTACTATGCAGCTGATAACAAAGATTACGGTTTTTTGGAAATCCTTGATATTGAGTCTTCTAAAGAAAAAGCACTTTCAAAGCTTTTAAGAATAAAAATGATAAGCCCAGAAAATCTTCTTGCAATTGGCGACAATTTTAACGACATTGGAATGTTTAAGCTCGCACAAATAAGCGTTGCAGTTGCAAACGCACCTGATGAGGTAAAAAGATTTGCAAAATTTGTAACACATGCTACAAACAATCAAGGTGCAGTCGCAGAAGCATTTGAAAGATTTATATTGGGCCAAAAATAG
- a CDS encoding N-acetylmuramoyl-L-alanine amidase, whose translation MKKIRKGIVAVLVFSLLLISAFASTSYKLFVDGKQVGSVKILEYNKTVYLALADFFRYKGFAVSYDSKAKKVVAKKSKDIYEFYIGKTYYYYNKTKKTLLGKTFIESGKSYILGKDIASIFKYSYQEDKTKKVVKLTSKKTLTSNTQKNISLSKTLASRGDVRKTEVKTIYLSDLKYLIEGSKFILLISTSEPTTYKDYKLSNPDRIVIDILNTVDNLKNNVIQVGKGGILRIRHALNKTSTGEPFSRVVIDYDAGLIKSYRINKVDSQIKVEVDLPKIVENKTNIDSSSISGPSNNSQEINTAPLQESYSPYKIQKVNITSSEKFTVAEMDILPTVVSEIYRADESFVVLSLKGAQFNLDNGSLFQVNDGILDYYVLTNVDQNNAQVIFSTKAKIFILNKLGNKLEVVFANQYGNMKLYQRNGLVISSPFVSDINYTYDSTTNVIKIVSKSPITISNDVYSLKGTIVTSVYSVYQDDGCVITIVVDPDYTASITKGDRNIIVGFSQKPKPKSKLKIFIDPGHGGFDPGAIYTKIVNGKKVTYNEKDFNLDISLRLKNKLKNLGYEVYMSRETDKFVDLYDRTRMANNLNVDLFISIHNNAIDNPQIRGTMVLYKEKNLNSFISDKQLAQIVLDYIIREVGTQNKGIIERPNLVVLKTSNMPAILVEVAFGTNQDDLNLLLSDSFKDAVAKAIADAVEFINTTYRK comes from the coding sequence GTGAAAAAAATAAGAAAGGGAATAGTAGCCGTTTTAGTTTTCTCGTTGCTTCTTATCTCGGCTTTTGCATCCACATCTTATAAGCTCTTTGTAGATGGAAAGCAGGTAGGTTCTGTCAAGATTTTAGAATACAACAAAACTGTCTACCTTGCCTTGGCAGACTTTTTCAGGTATAAAGGTTTTGCTGTTTCTTATGATTCAAAAGCTAAAAAGGTTGTGGCTAAAAAATCTAAGGACATATACGAGTTTTACATTGGTAAGACATACTACTATTACAATAAAACAAAGAAGACTCTTTTAGGAAAGACTTTTATTGAAAGTGGAAAGTCATACATATTAGGAAAAGACATAGCTTCAATTTTTAAATATTCCTATCAGGAAGATAAAACAAAAAAAGTTGTTAAACTAACATCAAAGAAGACATTGACCAGTAATACCCAGAAAAACATTTCTTTGTCAAAAACTTTGGCTTCACGCGGGGACGTTCGAAAAACCGAAGTAAAAACTATTTATCTTTCTGATTTGAAGTATTTGATTGAGGGGAGCAAATTTATTTTATTAATAAGTACTTCAGAGCCTACTACTTACAAAGATTACAAACTATCAAATCCAGACAGAATAGTAATTGATATTTTAAATACAGTTGATAATTTGAAAAACAATGTAATTCAAGTTGGCAAAGGTGGAATTTTAAGAATAAGACACGCTCTTAACAAAACATCAACTGGTGAGCCATTTTCAAGGGTTGTGATTGACTATGATGCAGGTTTGATCAAGAGCTATAGGATTAATAAAGTTGATAGCCAAATAAAAGTTGAAGTTGATTTGCCCAAAATTGTCGAAAATAAGACGAATATAGACAGTAGTAGTATAAGTGGCCCATCTAACAATAGCCAAGAAATTAACACAGCTCCATTGCAAGAGTCTTACAGTCCATATAAAATTCAGAAGGTCAATATTACAAGCTCTGAGAAATTTACTGTGGCAGAGATGGATATCCTCCCAACAGTTGTGAGTGAGATTTACAGGGCAGATGAGTCTTTTGTAGTCCTTAGCCTAAAAGGTGCTCAGTTTAATCTTGACAATGGAAGCCTTTTTCAGGTAAATGATGGAATATTAGATTACTATGTTCTGACAAATGTTGACCAGAACAATGCACAAGTTATATTTTCTACAAAAGCAAAAATATTTATCCTAAATAAACTTGGTAACAAGTTGGAAGTGGTCTTTGCAAATCAATATGGTAATATGAAACTTTATCAGAGAAATGGACTTGTTATAAGCTCTCCTTTTGTATCTGATATAAACTATACATATGACAGTACCACCAATGTAATAAAGATAGTAAGCAAAAGTCCAATTACAATCTCAAATGATGTCTATAGCCTAAAAGGTACAATTGTAACAAGCGTATATTCGGTTTATCAAGATGATGGGTGTGTAATTACTATTGTAGTTGATCCTGACTACACAGCCTCAATTACCAAGGGCGATAGAAATATCATAGTTGGTTTTTCACAAAAACCAAAACCTAAGAGTAAACTTAAAATCTTTATCGACCCTGGGCATGGCGGGTTTGACCCAGGAGCTATTTATACAAAGATTGTAAATGGCAAAAAAGTAACATACAACGAAAAGGATTTTAATTTGGATATATCATTGAGACTCAAAAACAAACTTAAGAACCTTGGTTATGAGGTTTACATGTCGCGAGAGACAGACAAATTTGTTGACCTTTATGACAGAACAAGGATGGCAAACAACTTAAATGTTGACCTGTTTATATCTATTCACAACAACGCAATAGACAATCCTCAAATCCGTGGGACAATGGTGCTTTATAAAGAAAAGAATTTAAATAGCTTTATATCAGATAAGCAGCTTGCACAGATTGTGCTGGATTATATAATTAGAGAAGTAGGGACACAAAACAAAGGAATTATAGAGAGACCTAATTTGGTTGTTTTAAAAACCTCAAATATGCCGGCAATTTTGGTTGAGGTTGCGTTTGGTACAAATCAAGATGATTTAAATCTTCTTTTGAGTGATTCTTTCAAAGATGCAGTTGCAAAGGCTATTGCAGATGCTGTTGAGTTTATAAATACAACCTATAGAAAATAA
- the argC gene encoding N-acetyl-gamma-glutamyl-phosphate reductase, with protein sequence MIKASIIGASGYVGIELIRLLLKHPEVKISSIISSSNKDIPIENTNPQFKKILNLTFKEFDIDLIKEVDVVFCALPHGVSQDYVKMAYDLGKVVIDLSSDFRYKDLTRYSKDYGDHKYPELLRESSYGLCELYREEIKSSKIVGNPGCYPTSAILGLAPLLKNKLIQKDSIIIDSKSGVSGAGKKSDFSYSFCEVDENFKAYGVAKHRHTSEIEEKCSFLFGEELNLSFTPHLLPVKRGILSTIYAILTKSLNKNELIEIYKEFYRDEFFIRIYEDSLPELKYVTGTNFVDIGLEVDKKTNRVIVISCIDNLIKGAAGQAIQNMNIKFSLSEKTGLVMVGEYF encoded by the coding sequence TTGATAAAGGCATCAATCATTGGAGCATCAGGGTATGTTGGAATTGAGCTGATAAGGCTTTTACTAAAGCATCCAGAGGTTAAAATTTCATCGATTATTTCGTCAAGTAATAAAGATATTCCTATCGAAAACACAAATCCGCAGTTCAAAAAGATTTTAAATCTGACATTTAAAGAGTTTGACATTGATTTGATTAAAGAAGTAGATGTTGTTTTTTGTGCCTTGCCACATGGTGTGTCTCAAGATTATGTAAAGATGGCATATGACCTTGGCAAGGTTGTAATTGACCTGAGCAGCGACTTTAGATACAAAGACCTTACTCGATACTCAAAAGACTATGGCGACCATAAGTACCCAGAGCTTTTAAGGGAAAGTAGCTATGGTCTTTGTGAGTTGTACAGAGAAGAGATTAAATCTTCAAAGATAGTGGGAAACCCTGGATGCTATCCAACAAGTGCTATTTTGGGCTTAGCGCCACTTTTGAAAAATAAGCTTATCCAAAAAGACAGTATCATAATTGACTCGAAATCAGGTGTTTCTGGAGCGGGGAAAAAGTCTGATTTTTCTTACAGCTTTTGTGAAGTTGATGAGAATTTTAAAGCATATGGGGTTGCAAAACACAGACATACAAGTGAGATAGAAGAAAAATGCAGTTTTCTTTTTGGTGAAGAACTAAATCTTTCATTTACTCCCCATCTTTTGCCTGTAAAAAGAGGAATTTTGTCAACTATATATGCAATCCTCACAAAGAGTTTGAATAAAAATGAACTGATTGAGATTTACAAGGAGTTTTACAGGGATGAATTTTTCATAAGGATATATGAAGATAGCTTGCCAGAGTTAAAGTATGTCACAGGGACAAATTTTGTTGACATCGGTCTTGAGGTTGATAAAAAGACAAACAGAGTAATTGTTATTTCTTGTATTGACAATTTAATTAAAGGTGCTGCAGGGCAGGCAATACAGAATATGAATATTAAGTTTTCCTTGAGCGAAAAAACAGGTCTTGTGATGGTTGGAGAGTATTTTTAA
- the argB gene encoding acetylglutamate kinase, translating to MYEEMDKLIEKASILIEALPYIQKLYGKTVVIKYGGNAMINDKLKNWVMEDITLLKYIGVNPIVVHGGGPEINSVLKKLNVESQFVNGLRVTDMQTMEVAQMVLVGKTNKELVSMLNQKGGKAIGICGIDGNLIQARKHYEIVNGEKVDLGYVGEVVSINAKVLEMLAKDEYIPVVAPIGVGEDGTSYNINADTVAAEIAKAIKAEKLMFMTDVEGLKYDKNSSEIISAISADEVLKMIDEGKIDGGMIPKVLGCIDALKHGVNRTHILDGRIPHCILLEIFTDKGIGTMIHL from the coding sequence ATGTATGAAGAGATGGACAAATTAATTGAAAAGGCAAGTATTTTGATAGAGGCTCTTCCATATATTCAAAAGCTCTATGGCAAGACAGTTGTAATAAAGTATGGCGGAAATGCAATGATAAATGATAAGCTCAAAAACTGGGTTATGGAAGATATCACACTTTTAAAATACATCGGTGTTAACCCAATTGTTGTCCACGGTGGCGGACCTGAGATAAACTCTGTGTTAAAAAAGCTAAATGTTGAAAGCCAGTTTGTAAATGGTCTTAGAGTCACAGATATGCAGACAATGGAAGTTGCTCAGATGGTTTTGGTTGGAAAGACAAACAAAGAGCTTGTCTCAATGCTAAATCAAAAAGGCGGAAAAGCAATAGGTATCTGTGGTATTGATGGAAATCTGATTCAGGCAAGAAAGCACTATGAGATTGTAAACGGAGAGAAAGTGGACTTAGGGTATGTTGGTGAGGTTGTGTCAATCAATGCAAAGGTTTTGGAAATGCTTGCAAAAGATGAGTACATACCAGTGGTTGCGCCAATTGGCGTTGGTGAAGATGGTACAAGTTATAATATAAACGCAGATACTGTTGCTGCTGAGATTGCAAAGGCTATAAAGGCCGAAAAGCTCATGTTCATGACAGATGTTGAAGGACTAAAATATGACAAAAACAGTTCAGAGATAATCTCAGCAATTAGTGCTGATGAGGTTTTAAAAATGATTGATGAGGGAAAGATTGACGGTGGAATGATTCCAAAGGTTTTGGGCTGTATTGATGCTCTAAAGCATGGAGTTAACCGCACTCATATTTTAGATGGAAGAATTCCACATTGCATCTTGCTTGAGATATTTACCGACAAGGGAATTGGAACAATGATACATTTGTAA
- a CDS encoding 23S rRNA (pseudouridine(1915)-N(3))-methyltransferase RlmH, translating into MKEEDENRYRNVEMLLEREAEKILKHIKDGQYVVVFDIKGTQLSSEEFAELLNRKVSKGEEIVFVIGGSNGISDAIKKRANLLISFSKLTFPHQLFRVLVYEQIYRGFTIIKGIKYHK; encoded by the coding sequence ATAAAAGAAGAAGATGAGAACAGATACCGAAACGTTGAGATGCTTTTAGAAAGAGAGGCTGAAAAGATACTAAAACACATAAAAGACGGCCAGTATGTAGTAGTATTTGATATAAAGGGGACTCAGCTGAGCTCTGAAGAATTTGCAGAATTGTTAAATAGAAAAGTCTCAAAAGGAGAGGAAATAGTATTTGTAATAGGAGGCTCAAATGGGATTTCAGATGCTATAAAAAAGAGAGCAAATTTACTAATTTCATTTTCCAAGCTTACTTTCCCTCATCAGCTTTTTAGGGTTCTTGTGTATGAACAGATTTATAGAGGATTTACAATTATTAAAGGAATAAAATACCATAAGTAA